In the Streptomyces sp. 3214.6 genome, CTCCCGCCAGGTGTCGACCAGGCTCCCGTCCGGCCGGACGAGGACAGGGTCGTCGTGATCGCTGTAGTCGACTCTCAGGTCGGCCAGCTCGGACAGCAGGGGCGGCGTCGCCATCCCGTTCTCCTTCCGGTTCAGTGGAACTGCGGCACGATCAGATAGATCCCGTACGCCACCACGGCCGCGCACGCGAGGAAGCACAGGCCCGCCTGGGCCATGCCGAGCGACGACGTGCCGCCGCCCCGCCCGGCGCCGCCGCCCCGCTCGCGCGCGCCCTCCACACGGGCGAGGCCGAGCACGCCGAAGGCGAAGACGACGACCACGGCGACGGTGACGCCGATGCTCACCGCGGTGACCTGGCCGAGTGCGTTCCAGTCCAGATGCATCGAAGCTCTCCCTGCCTCAGGCGGCCGTGCCGACGCCGGCCGGCGGCGCGGTGCGGACGTTGACCTCGTGGGTGTCGTTCACGTTGTTCGCGTGCACCGGGTCGCGGCGGGACAGGACGACGATGCCCGCGGCCACGGCCGCGCCCGCCAGCGCGACGACGACCGTGCCGAAGTTGCCGCCGTGCTTGACCACGCTCGCGGAGACGCCGCCGACCAGCGCGGCGGCGGGCAGCGTGATCAGCCAGGCGGCGACCATCCGGCCCGCGACGCCCCAACGGACCTCCGCGAGGCGCCGCCCCAGGCCCGCGCCGAGGATGCTGCCGGAGGCGACCTGCGTGGTCGACAGGGCGAAGCCGAGGTGGGCGGAGGTGAGGATGACGGTCGTGGAAGCGGTCTCGGCGGCGAAGCCCTGCGGGGACTGGATCTCGGTGAGGCCCTTGCCCATGGTGCGGATGATCCGCCAGCCGCCCAGATAGGTGCCGAGGCCGATGGCGAGACCGGCCGAGGCGATCACCCACACCGGCGGGCCGGCGTCGTGTCCGAGCGCGCCCGCCGAGATCAGGGTCAGGGTGATGACGCCCATGGTCTTCTGCGCGTCGTTCGTGCCGTGCGCGAGCGAGACCAGCGAGGCCGAGGCGATCTGACCGAGCCGGAAGCCCTTGGTGACCGACTGCTTGCGGGCGCGGGCGGTGAGCTTGTACGCGAGGTAGGTGGCGATCAGGGCGGCGACACCCGCCACGAGCGGCGAGGCCACGGCCGGGATCAGCACCTTGTCGACAACCTTGTCGAAGTGCACGCCGTGCGAGCCCGCACCGACCCACACCGCGCCGATCAGCCCGCCGAAGAGGGCGTGCGACGAGCTGGACGGCAGCCCGACCAGCCAGGTCAGCAGGTTCCAGAGGATCGCCCCGACCAGCCCCGCGAAGATCATCCCCGGGGAGACGAGGGTGTCGTCCACGATGCCGCCGGAGATCGTCCTGGCGACCTCCGTGGACAGGAAGGCGCCGACGATGTTGAGGGCTCCGCTGATCAGCACCGCTGTTTTCGGCTTGAGCGCGCCGGTGGCGATGGAGGTGGCCATCGCGTTCGCCGTGTCGTGAAATCCGTTGGTGAAGTCGAAGGCCAGAGCCGTGACGATGACGACCGCCACGAGGAACGTGATGTGGTCCATTCCCTCATGGGAACAAGCGCTTTCATACGGGAGGCGAACTGAAGGCAAAGCCTGTTCCAGGTCCCCGCGCCCACCAGGTGAGGATCGTGCGATGCTGACGTGGTGACCCTCGAGGACCTGGTACGACTGCGGCAGGCCCGCGACCGGATGGACCGTGAGTACGCCGAGCCGCTCGACGTCCCCGCCCTCGCGCGCACCGCGCTGATGTCGCCGGGCCACTTCCAGCGGAGCTTCCGCGAGGCCTACGGCGAGACTCCCTACGGCTACCTGATGACCCGCCGGGTCGAGCGCGCCAAGGCCCTGCTGCGCCGCGGCGACCTGACCGTGACGGAGGTCTGCATGGCGGTCGGCTGCACCTCGCTCGGCTCGTTCAGCTCCCGCTTCACCGAGCTGGTGGGCGAGACGCCGAGCTCCTATCGGGCCCGCTCGCACGAGGAGAGCGCGGAGATCCCGCCCTGCGTGGCGCGAGCGTACACACGCCCGAGACGGACGTGACGACGTAACGCCCGTATCGACCTTAGGTTGGCCCCATGGACCTGAAACTGCACACCTGTTTCATCGCTGTCGACGACCACGACAAGGCCGTCACCTTCTACTGCGACGTCCTGGGCCTGGAGATCCGCAACGACGTCAAGTACGAGGGGATGCGGTGGGTGACCGTCGGGTCGCCGCTGCAACCGGACGTGTCGATCGTCCTGGAGCCGCCCGCCGCGAACCCCGACCTCTCCCCGGCGGACCGGGAGGCGATGGAGCAGCTGCTGGCCAAGGGCGTGCTGCGCGGGGTCAACTTCACCACCGAGGACTGCGACGCCCTCTTCGCCCGTGTCCGGGAATCCGGCGCCGAGGTGATTCAGGAACCGATGGACATGCCGTACGGGGTGCGCGACTGCGCGTTCCGGGACCCGGCGGGGAACATGCTGCGGTTCATGGAGTCGAAGCCCCGATGAGCGGAGTGGTGAACGGGCCGGCGAGCGGGCCGGTCCGGTGGACCTACGCCTTCGTCGACCGGCCCGCCGCACGCTTCGAGCGGGCCTGCGCGTTCTGGACCGCAGTCACGGACACCACGCTGTCGGAACTCCGCGGTGCGGACGGGGAGTTCGTGACCCTGCTCGCCGAGGGCGCCGACCCCTGCGTCAAGGTCCAGCAGGTGGCGGGCGGCGACGGCGGCGCGCATCTCGACTTCGCCGTCGAGGACGTGCCCGGGTTCGTGGAGAAGGCGCTGAAGCTGGGCGCCGAGCCGGCCGCCGCAAACGAGGGGTGGGCCGTACTGCGCTCCCCCGCGGGGCAGTTGTTCTGCGCGGTGCCGTGGCACGGGGAGACCGTACGGCCGCCCGTGGTGGCGGGCAGCCGCCTGGACCAGGTGTGCGTCGACATCCCGCCGTCGGCGTACGAGGCCGAAGTCGCCTTCTGGGGCGGCCTGTTGCCCGACTGGCGCTCCCGGCCCGGCTCCCGGCCCGAGTTCCATGTGGTCGAGCCGCCGCCCGGCCTGCCGATCCGCATCCTGCTCCAGCGGCTCGACGAGGAGCGGCCCGGGAGCGGGGGTTCGGCCGGCGCCCATCTCGACCTGGCCTGCGGCCCGGACGTCGACGCCGTGCGCGTCCGACACGAACGGCTCGGCGCGGTCCTCGTCGCCCGCCACCCCCACTGGACGGTGCTGCGCGACCCGGCCGGCGGCCTGTACTGCCTGACCGGACGCGACGCGGAGACGGGCGGACTGCCGCGGGCGGGCGCCTAGGGCCTGCCCGGCGGATCATGCCCGTAGGCGCCGCTGCTTTCCTGCGACTTGATCCGCCGGACAGGCCCTAACCGTTCGTCGGCCACGCGCAGACGACGATCAGGCGGTCGGTCGTCGCCTCACCGTCCGGCGTCTCCTCGCCCCCGCTGTCCCTCTCGCCGTCGCCCTCGCCCTCGTTGTCGGCCTCGTCCTTGCCCTTGTCCTTGTCCTTCGCTTTGTTGCACAGGTCATCGCCGTCCACGTCCATATGGAGCAGCGGCGCGGCGGACTCCTGGGGTGCGTGTCGGCCGTTCGGCTGTCGGGCCGGGGGTTCGGTGGAGTCCTGCAGCCACAACGTCAGTCCGGCCCCGACGGCCACGGCCGCCACCCACACCCCCACGGCCCATCGCCATCCCCGGCGCCGACCTCTGCCCGATCCGGCCCCGGCCCCGGCCGCGGTCACATCCTCGTCTCCCCCGTCATGCGTCATGGGGGTCACGCTAGCGGCAGGGCTGGTGCGGCCGGAGGCCGACCGGTCCTGTCACGAGGTCCGGGCGGTAGGCGCTCCGGGCTCCTGGTCGGGCTCGGCGGCGTCGGGCCCGAGGGCATCGACCCCGGAGGCGTCGGGCTCGTAGGCGTCGGGCCGGGCGCCCGGCTCCACATACGCCTCGCAGTCCGGGTTGTGGCACGGGCCCGGCACCCAGCGCGGGACCCACGCGCCCAGCGTCTTGTGCCGCCGGATGACGGACTGCACGGGCTGTCCACAGGCGGGGCAGACGCGTTGTTCCCTGTCCATGTCCTCAGAGTAGGGCGGCCCGCACTCGAGCGCCCCCCGCGCGTACGTCAGCGTTCCCTGCTGTACGTCCGTACGACCGCGCCGTTGCCGAAGGAGCGCACGCCGCGGAAGGTGAAGCGAGCGAGGTCGCACCCGGCGCCGAACATCGGCATGCCGACGCCGTAGACGAGTGGGTAGGTCTTGATCACCAGTTCGTCGATCTCGTCGAACAGCTCGCCCGCGAGGCGGGAGCCGCCGCACAGGTAGATGTCGAGGTCGCTGTCCTCCGCCTTGAGCGCGCGGACCTTGTCGAGCAGGCCGTCGGCGATGATCTCGACGTCCGGGTCGGGCGACTCGGCGAGGGTGCGGGAGGCGACGTACTGGCGCAGATGAGCGTAGGGGCTGGTGACGCCCTCCTTCAGCGCGAGGTCATAGCTGACCCGGCCCTGGATGATCGTGTCGAACCGCCGGTTGGGCAGGTCGTCGATGCCGAGCGGCCGGCGGCCGTGGGTGGGCAGGGTCTCCGGATACTCCGTCTTGAGGAAGTCGAAGAACTCCTCGTCGACGAAGGAGACCATCGCCGAGCCGTCACCGGTCGCGTCGCCGATGAACCCGTCGACGGAGCAGGCGATGAAGTACGTGAGCTTTCGCAAGTGGGGGCTCTTTCCGTAGGCTGACCCGTGAACCACAACAGTTGTAGTACTTCACCTGTAGTGGATGCAAGAGAGTTTCCCGTGTTCCGGGAAACGGAGCCAAGTGAGAGAGAGGGTTCCGCATGGCCGGTAATCCGGAGCGCCGGGCGGCCCTGGTCGACGCCGGGGTCGAGGTGCTCGCGCGGGAGGGGGCGCGCGGGCTGACCTTCCGCGCGGTGGACGCGGCGGCCGGGGTGCCGGTGGGCACTGCCTCCAATTACTTCACCGGGCGCGACGACCTGCTACGGCAGATCGACGCCCGACTGCACGTCCGGCTGGCGCCCGACCCCGAGAAGTTCGGCAAACTGATGGCGGGACCGCGGGACCGCTCCCTGGTCACGGCGTTCATGCACGACCTGATGGCTCGCGCGACCCGCGACCGCAGCGGCTATCTCGCGCTGCTGGAGATGCGCATGGAGGCGACCCGGCGTCCCGAACTGCGCGCCTCCTTCACCACGTCGGTGCGCGGCGACCTCCAGGACGGCATGGACTTCCACCGCGAGACGGGCCTGCCCGGCGGCGACGAGACCGTGGTCGTCCTGTACCTGGCGATGCTCGGGCTGATCCTGGAGCACCTGACCCTGCCGGGCGTCTTGGACGGCGTCCTGCCCGGCGTGGGGGTCCCGGAGGGCCTGGTGGAGAGGATCGTGGCGACAGTCGTGCCGGACAGGGACGTCAAACCCATGTAGGCGGCACGACGGCGAGCCCCGCCCCCCCCCAATGGGGATGCACGGGACCCGCCGGACGAAGCCCCCGAATAGCACCCGAAGTCAGGAACCACCCGAACTCAGGAACCGCGCGGACTCAGGGACCACCCGAACTCAG is a window encoding:
- a CDS encoding dihydrofolate reductase family protein, which produces MRKLTYFIACSVDGFIGDATGDGSAMVSFVDEEFFDFLKTEYPETLPTHGRRPLGIDDLPNRRFDTIIQGRVSYDLALKEGVTSPYAHLRQYVASRTLAESPDPDVEIIADGLLDKVRALKAEDSDLDIYLCGGSRLAGELFDEIDELVIKTYPLVYGVGMPMFGAGCDLARFTFRGVRSFGNGAVVRTYSRER
- a CDS encoding VOC family protein — protein: MSGVVNGPASGPVRWTYAFVDRPAARFERACAFWTAVTDTTLSELRGADGEFVTLLAEGADPCVKVQQVAGGDGGAHLDFAVEDVPGFVEKALKLGAEPAAANEGWAVLRSPAGQLFCAVPWHGETVRPPVVAGSRLDQVCVDIPPSAYEAEVAFWGGLLPDWRSRPGSRPEFHVVEPPPGLPIRILLQRLDEERPGSGGSAGAHLDLACGPDVDAVRVRHERLGAVLVARHPHWTVLRDPAGGLYCLTGRDAETGGLPRAGA
- a CDS encoding helix-turn-helix transcriptional regulator yields the protein MTLEDLVRLRQARDRMDREYAEPLDVPALARTALMSPGHFQRSFREAYGETPYGYLMTRRVERAKALLRRGDLTVTEVCMAVGCTSLGSFSSRFTELVGETPSSYRARSHEESAEIPPCVARAYTRPRRT
- a CDS encoding VOC family protein — translated: MDLKLHTCFIAVDDHDKAVTFYCDVLGLEIRNDVKYEGMRWVTVGSPLQPDVSIVLEPPAANPDLSPADREAMEQLLAKGVLRGVNFTTEDCDALFARVRESGAEVIQEPMDMPYGVRDCAFRDPAGNMLRFMESKPR
- a CDS encoding inorganic phosphate transporter, which encodes MDHITFLVAVVIVTALAFDFTNGFHDTANAMATSIATGALKPKTAVLISGALNIVGAFLSTEVARTISGGIVDDTLVSPGMIFAGLVGAILWNLLTWLVGLPSSSSHALFGGLIGAVWVGAGSHGVHFDKVVDKVLIPAVASPLVAGVAALIATYLAYKLTARARKQSVTKGFRLGQIASASLVSLAHGTNDAQKTMGVITLTLISAGALGHDAGPPVWVIASAGLAIGLGTYLGGWRIIRTMGKGLTEIQSPQGFAAETASTTVILTSAHLGFALSTTQVASGSILGAGLGRRLAEVRWGVAGRMVAAWLITLPAAALVGGVSASVVKHGGNFGTVVVALAGAAVAAGIVVLSRRDPVHANNVNDTHEVNVRTAPPAGVGTAA
- a CDS encoding TetR/AcrR family transcriptional regulator → MAGNPERRAALVDAGVEVLAREGARGLTFRAVDAAAGVPVGTASNYFTGRDDLLRQIDARLHVRLAPDPEKFGKLMAGPRDRSLVTAFMHDLMARATRDRSGYLALLEMRMEATRRPELRASFTTSVRGDLQDGMDFHRETGLPGGDETVVVLYLAMLGLILEHLTLPGVLDGVLPGVGVPEGLVERIVATVVPDRDVKPM